In Methylococcus geothermalis, one genomic interval encodes:
- a CDS encoding LysM peptidoglycan-binding domain-containing protein: MIAKFAVGLALLFVCAGTWAAGIALNPDHPERYLVAPNDTIWDVASRFLKNPAQWSEVWYRNPALGNPDQIYPGDVLVLRWVAGRPRIELETAAAVPLNPVIRVTPLVREIPAIPADAIRAFLTRPRVLDSSDVDALPYIVGFPDEHISGGAGYGIYARGLKEAKDTILTVVRPGPAYRDGATEEVLGYEALYIGDAQVRIAGEPSELLLVRAEREAVIGDRLLAVEPHELATSYTLHAPEKPVAGRIIGVLDGVTQIGQYQVIVLDRGTRDGLEVGHVLDIHREADTIKDYVAGGFGNVVETPPEWSGSLVVFRPFDRVSYALVMKAVRAMHIGDIVRSP, encoded by the coding sequence ATGATCGCCAAGTTTGCAGTCGGCTTGGCGCTGCTCTTCGTCTGCGCCGGGACATGGGCGGCCGGGATCGCTCTCAATCCGGACCATCCAGAGCGCTATCTGGTCGCGCCGAACGATACGATCTGGGACGTTGCCTCCCGGTTTCTGAAAAATCCGGCACAATGGTCCGAGGTGTGGTACCGGAACCCGGCGTTGGGGAATCCCGACCAGATCTATCCGGGCGATGTGCTCGTCCTCCGCTGGGTGGCCGGCCGCCCGCGCATCGAGCTCGAGACCGCCGCGGCCGTCCCGTTGAATCCGGTCATTCGGGTGACGCCGCTGGTGCGGGAGATTCCGGCCATTCCGGCGGACGCCATCCGGGCATTTCTGACCCGGCCCAGGGTCCTGGACAGTTCCGATGTCGATGCCCTTCCTTACATCGTCGGATTTCCGGACGAGCACATCTCCGGCGGCGCCGGTTACGGCATCTATGCGCGAGGGCTCAAAGAGGCCAAGGACACCATTCTGACCGTCGTGCGACCGGGCCCTGCCTATCGCGATGGCGCCACCGAGGAAGTGCTCGGCTACGAAGCCTTGTATATCGGGGACGCGCAGGTCCGGATCGCCGGCGAGCCTTCGGAGCTCCTGCTGGTCCGGGCCGAACGGGAAGCGGTGATCGGCGACCGTCTGCTGGCCGTCGAGCCGCACGAGCTTGCGACGTCGTACACCCTTCACGCGCCGGAGAAACCGGTTGCCGGCAGGATCATCGGTGTGCTCGACGGTGTCACCCAGATCGGGCAATACCAGGTGATCGTCCTGGATCGGGGCACCAGGGATGGCCTGGAAGTCGGCCACGTGCTCGATATCCACCGTGAAGCCGACACGATCAAAGACTACGTCGCCGGCGGCTTCGGCAACGTCGTCGAGACGCCGCCGGAATGGTCGGGCTCGCTGGTGGTCTTCCGGCCCTTCGATCGTGTCAGTTATGCGCTGGTCATGAAGGCGGTGAGGGCGATGCACATCGGCGACATTGTCAGGTCTCCGTAG